Within the Catalinimonas niigatensis genome, the region TAGGATATACCGAGGAGCAATTAAAAGAGCAAGGCAAGAAGTATAAATCAGGAAGCTTTCCTTTTAAAGCATTAGGCCGGGCACGTGCCAGCATGGATATAGAAGGTATGGTGAAGGTATTGGCTGATGAGGCTACTGACGAAGTATTAGGAGTCCATATCATTGGCCCTAGGGCAGCAGATATGATCGCCGAAGCAGTGGTGGCTATGGAATATCGCGCTTCTGCCGAGGACATCAGCCGTATGTCACATGCGCATCCTACTTTTACAGAGGCTCTCAAAGAAGCCTGTCTCGCTGCTACTGAGAACAGGGCTCTGCATATGTAAAAGATGATTTTTATAATGAATAAATGCAGACGCTCTTTTCTGAACCAAAAGAGCGTTTGTTTTTCTATAGCATGAATTTTTTAGCTTATGAAGCTTACAGACATAACCTACTCTCTATTTACTTTTTTAGTATTCATTAGCTGGTCTTGTACTCAAAATGAGCAACAGACCGAAAATAGTGAAGAAGTTAACCTAATTGTAGACATACTCCAAAGTAGAGAATCTCCGGTAATTGACTCCGTACTAAGTGATCCTGACCGGTATCAGATACAAATCCTTTATACGCAGATTGATAGAGATGAAAATAACAACCCCTCTTTTACTGAGTACGCTTACGGGGTCAATCCTAATAATTATTTCTATCCTGCCAGCGTAGTAAAGTTTCCGGTAGCACTGCTTGCCTTACAGAAGCTGGATGAACTTGGAATAGAGGGCCTGGACAAATACAGCACCATGCTTACAGATAGTGCTTTTGAAGGGCAAACCAAAGTGCGCTATGATTCTACTTCAGAAAGTAGACTCCCCTCAGTAGCGCATTATATCAAGAAAATATTTATTGTCAGTGACAATGATGCGTACAACAGACTCTATGAGTTTTTGGGGCAAGATTACATCAACAATGAATTGTATGAAAAAGGGTATGAAGATGTACGTATTGTGCACCGCTTGGCTATCTTTAACAATGCAGAGCAAAACCGTAATACCAACCCGGTGATGTTTTATGACAATGCCAAATTACTTTATCAGCAGGATTTGGTAAGCAGTCCTCGTCAATGGGAATATGATCAGCCCATTCCTCTGGGAGAAGGATTCATCCGGAATGACTCTCTTATTAAGGAGCCAAAAGATTTCGGACAAAATAATTTTATCTCAGTAGCAAATCTGCAAGCAATGATGAAGTCTGTCATTTTTCCAGAGGCAGTGCCTGAAGAGCAACGTTTCAATCTATCGGAAGAGGATTATGATTTTCTGTACCAGTATATGTCACAGCTTCCCCGTGAAACTACTTTTCCTGATTATATAGCCGACACCACGGAAAACTTTTACGATAGCTATTCTAAGTTTTTCATGTATGGCGATAAGCAGGAGGCTATTCCTTCTAATATTAGAATTTTTAATAAAATTGGCATGGCTTATGGCTTTCTTACCGACAATGCCTATATCTTAGATCTGGAAAATAATGTTGAGTTTTTTCTGACAGCTGTTATCTATGTGAATGAGAACCAGATCTTTAACGATAACGTTTATGAGTACGACAAAATCGGGTTGCCTTTTCTGGGAGAGTTGGGAAGAGCCATATATGAGTATGAAATAGTACGGGAAAGAGGATTTCAACCTGATCTGAGTAAATTCAAAGTAACTTATGATAAAGAAGATAACAGCTAGCATTCTATGTTCTATAGGATTGCTCTATGCCTGCTCTCCTCAAGAGCAGGCCGATAATCATTTAGAAGCACTTGGTACTACTATAGAAGAAGTAAAAGCACAATATGCTCCTGACAAAAGAGTAGCATTATTTGAGGTTGAACCCATAAGCTACAGTGATACACTTGTCCTCAAAGGCGAAACTGATCAGCCTGTAGCTAAAAAGGCTTTACTTGCACAATTGGCTAACCAGAATTATCAAGTTATTGATAGTATCAATACCTTGCCTGATGCTTCATTGGGGGAAGATACTTTAGGAGTAGTCTATATTTCTGCTGCCAACATCCGCTCTCAGCCCCGGCACTCAGGCGAACTTGCTACCCAGGCCACTATGGGTATGCCCTTGAAGATTCTCAAGAAAGAAGGTGACTGGCATCTGGTACAAACGCCTGACCAGTACATCAGTTGGATGCAGGGCAGTTTTGTGCCGATGAACAAAGCTGAATATGAAGCATGGCAGGCTAAAGATAAAGTGATCTTCACTGAAATGACCGGCTATGCCTATGCCCAACCGGTAAAAAATACTACAACTATCTCGGACCTGGTGGCTGGTAATGTTATGGAGTTGGTAGATGAAACTCCTTTTAGCTATGAAGTGCGCTTACCTGACGGCAGGCCTGCTTATGTACGCAAAAACGAATCTGCTCCTTTTGATGAGTGGGTAGCAGAAGCGGAAGCGACAGAATCTACTGTAGTAAATACTGCGTTCAAGCTTATGGGCGTACCTTATCTGTGGGGAGGCACTTCTGCCAAAGGAGTAGATTGTAGCGGATTTACTAAAACCATTTATTTTATGAATGGCAAAATCTTACCGCGTGATGCTTCTCAACAGGTATTTGCCGGAGAACTGGTGGATGAAGATAAAAACTTTGAGGAATTGCGTCCTGGCGATTTACTTTTCTTTGGTCGTGCTGCCACTGATAGTACGCGGGAGCGGGTAACGCACGTAGGCATGTGGATAGGAGACCAGCAATTCATACATTCTCCCGGTATGGAAGCCATGGTGAAAGTTAGCAGTATAGACCCTGAGTCAGAATATTATG harbors:
- a CDS encoding C40 family peptidase; this encodes MIKKITASILCSIGLLYACSPQEQADNHLEALGTTIEEVKAQYAPDKRVALFEVEPISYSDTLVLKGETDQPVAKKALLAQLANQNYQVIDSINTLPDASLGEDTLGVVYISAANIRSQPRHSGELATQATMGMPLKILKKEGDWHLVQTPDQYISWMQGSFVPMNKAEYEAWQAKDKVIFTEMTGYAYAQPVKNTTTISDLVAGNVMELVDETPFSYEVRLPDGRPAYVRKNESAPFDEWVAEAEATESTVVNTAFKLMGVPYLWGGTSAKGVDCSGFTKTIYFMNGKILPRDASQQVFAGELVDEDKNFEELRPGDLLFFGRAATDSTRERVTHVGMWIGDQQFIHSPGMEAMVKVSSIDPESEYYDEFNLNRYLRSKRIINSQQDIIALREVKLF
- a CDS encoding serine hydrolase → MKLTDITYSLFTFLVFISWSCTQNEQQTENSEEVNLIVDILQSRESPVIDSVLSDPDRYQIQILYTQIDRDENNNPSFTEYAYGVNPNNYFYPASVVKFPVALLALQKLDELGIEGLDKYSTMLTDSAFEGQTKVRYDSTSESRLPSVAHYIKKIFIVSDNDAYNRLYEFLGQDYINNELYEKGYEDVRIVHRLAIFNNAEQNRNTNPVMFYDNAKLLYQQDLVSSPRQWEYDQPIPLGEGFIRNDSLIKEPKDFGQNNFISVANLQAMMKSVIFPEAVPEEQRFNLSEEDYDFLYQYMSQLPRETTFPDYIADTTENFYDSYSKFFMYGDKQEAIPSNIRIFNKIGMAYGFLTDNAYILDLENNVEFFLTAVIYVNENQIFNDNVYEYDKIGLPFLGELGRAIYEYEIVRERGFQPDLSKFKVTYDKEDNS